The sequence below is a genomic window from Sorangiineae bacterium MSr12523.
AGCGTTCGAGCAAGTCGAGAACATCGTTCGCGACCCACGCCCGATTCCGTCGTTGGCGCGTCATCTCCACGAGAATGCCCGCACCGACGAGTCGCTCGATGGCCTCGTACACGTTCTTGTCTGCAACCGCACGGCCTGTATCTTCCAGAACGATCTCTCGCGCGGCCTCGATGGTGATGACGGGTTGACGGATCAATCCGGATGCGATCTCCGGCGGAATCGCCGCGCGGTAGGCCCGAAACGTGCCGTCCTCACGCCGAGATGGACGTGAGCCGTGTTCGGCCCAGTCCCACCGGCGTTCCTCGAAGTTCAGAGGGGGCCAGGAAGCCGTAACCGTAACCATGGGACTCTATACTAACGCTTGTTCCAACAAACGTAAGCATGGCCCCAAATTTACGAATTTTTAGCTCAAATCAGCGCGCGCAATAAGCTCGCGACGGCGGCGGGGTCGGCGAGGCGGTAGGTGGCGGCGCTGCGGCCTTTGCCGACGTGGATGGCCACGCCGCTCGGGGGCAATGCGCGGAACATGTCTTCGTCGGTGCGATCGTCGCCGATGGCCAGAACGAAGGCGGGTTGCGCGCGTTCGAGAACGCGGTCGACGATGATGCCCTTGTGGATGCCTTGCTGGCGGATTTCCACGACCTTGTGACCGTGGATGACCTCCACCGGGGCGTTGGACAGAATGTCCGTCAGGTACGTGGCCAGCTCGCGCGCTTGCAGCGGGCCGAATTCGGCGTCGGCCATGCGGTAGTGCCACGCGATGGAGGCCCACTTCTCCTCGATGCGCGAGCCCGGCGTGCGATCCGTGAAGTCGTTCAAGATGGTGCGCAGCGAGTTTTTCCACTCGCTGTTCAACTCCCGCATGGGGACCCATGACTGACCGCGCTCGCGCCCCCACGCCCCGTGCTCGGCGTACATCGAGATGGGCAGATCGCCCAGCCACTCCTCGAGCGACTCGCGCGTGCGGCCGCTCACCACGTTCACGTCCGTGGGCCGGCTTCGGTGCGTGAGCGACGCCAAAAGCGCCTTCACCTCCTTGGTGGGCGCCGCCAACTCGGGCACGCGCTCGATGGGCGCGAGCGTCCCGTCGTAGTCCAGCAAGAGCGCCAGCGACGGCGCCTCGCGAATGCGCTCCACCAAATCTTCAATTTCGGCCGACGTCGAAGACTCGTCGCCCAGGGGCTCGGCACGCGGCATATGCTCCAAGGTTGCAATGAAGGAATCGGCCCAGCGATGCACGTCGTGACGCTGGATGCGTTCGCGCAAGGTTCGCATGCGCGAGCGACGCTCTTCTTCCGGCATGCGCAGCGCGTGTTTGTACGCGGCCACCATGCCGTCGAGGTCATGCGGGTTCACCGTGATCGCTTCACCCAACTCGGCGAAAGCTCCAGCGAATTCGCTCAAGACGAGAACGCCATCGCCGTCGGTTCGTGAGGCAACGAACTCCTTCGCGACAAGGTTCATGCCATCACGCAGCGGCGTGACGAGCATCACGTCCGCGGCGCGGTAGAGTGCGGTGACCTGCTTCTGCGAGAACGAGCGGTACAGGTAATGGATGGGGGTCTGCCCCACCGAGCCGTACGCGCCATTGATGCGTCCGACGGTCTCCTCGAGCTCGCGTCGAAATGAGGCGTATGCGTCGACTTTTTCGCGCGAAGGAACGGCGACTTGCACCAACCTTACGCGCCCGCGAAGACGCGGCTCGCGCTCGAGCAAACGCTCCATCGCCAGCAGACGTCGCTGGATGCCCTTCGTGTAATCGAGCCGATCCACGCCGAGGAAGATCTGCTGCCCCTTGGCCTGCTCGCGCATGCCGGTGACTTGCGCGATGACGTCCTCGTCGTTGGCGAGCTTCTCGAATGCCGCCACGTCGATGCCCATCGGGAAGACGCCGAGGCGGATGGTGCGACCCTGATAGGGCACGCGATCGATGGAGAAACTCGCATCGAGCGTGCGCACGATCGACTTGGCGAAGTGGCGCAGATACCCGTACGTGTGAAAACCGACGAGGTCGGCGCCGAGCATGCCGTCGAGGATCTCCTCGCGCCACGGCAGGATGCGGAAGATGTCCGTCGCCGGAAACGGGATGTGCAGGAAAAAGCCAATCTTTGCGCGCGGAAGCGCCTTGCGCAGGATGCCCGGTACCAACGTGAGCTGGTAGTCGTGCACCCAGATGAGATCGTCCTCGCGGTACTGCGCGATGACGGCGTCGGCGAAGCGCTGGTTCACGCGGCGGTACGAATCCCAATCGTGCACATCGATGGGAATGCGGTGCAAAAGGTAGTGGAACAGCGGCCAGAGCACGCCGTTGGAGAAGCCCTCGTAGTAGCGCGCGACCTCGCTGGCGCTGAGCTGCACCGGCACCGTTTTCAGCTCGGCGAGCTCCTGGTTCACACGGGCGAGCTGCTCGGGCTTGAGCTTCGAGACATCACCCGGCCAGCCGATCCAAAGGCCGTCCGAGCTGCGATGCGGGCCGCTAAGGCCGGTGGCGAGTCCGCCGGCGCTGGGCGTGACGGTCACGCCGCGTGGGTCGGCCTTGACCGTCACCGGAAGACGGTTCGAAACGAGCAGAAGGCGCGGCATCAGCTACCACCGACGTCTTCGCAAACCTTGGCGCCCTCCCCGTTCGGCCGCCCATCGTGCACTTCCATCGGGCAATAACCGCCCGCGCGCAGTTGATCCACGAGCTCGACCACCGCGGAGCTCGACCAGTTGCGCTTGCCGTCGAACCGCGCGCGGATGATGCCGCGCGGATCGATGACCCATGTCTCCGGAAAGAGGTTCGTGCCGTACTTGCCCGCAACGATCTCGTTGTCCGGGTCGAAGAGGATGGGAAAGGGCGGTGGGTCGTGCAGGACGGCCTTTAGCGTGTCTTCCACGTCCGCCGGGCCCTGGTCCACGGAGACGGTGAGAACGACGACGTCGTTGGAGCGCTCGCGCAGAATCTTGGTGAGGTCGGCGATGCTGGGGAGCTCTTCGAGGCAGGGACCGCACGTCTTGGTCCAGAAATTCAGCACCACGGTTTTCCCGCGGAATTGCGAGAGCGAGACGGTCTCGCCCTTCATGTCCTTCAGGGAAAAATCTGGCGCGCGGCGGTTCGTGGCCGCGTACTCGGGGTGGAGCAGGCACATGGGCGCGCAGCGGCGGCGTGTCTCGCCTTCGCGCGCAACGGAGACGAAGCTGTAAACCAGCACCCCAGCCGCAAGGACGAAGCCCACGTAGGCCGCGCTGGTGAGGCCAGCGAAGCTGCTGCGAGACGGGAGACCCCCCTTGGTCGCGTCGGGCATGCCAAGCCTTATAGTCCACTGGGAGCGGTCGTGCGACGTCGATACGCTCAGCCGTACGAGCTGCGCTTCACGCGCGTATTCGGCGACAGCGGCCTAGAGGCGACAGACATGCGCACTGGAAGGCGCAGAAAGTGTGGCGTGCTCGCGAATCCCAAGCCAAAGCGCCACGGTGGAGGCCTTGCCGGGCTCGTTTCTGCGAATGGACCGCGCGGATCTACAACGCCCGACGGCGGCATCGCTCATGCAAGGTCGCCCGTGTCAGTCGCGGAGGGGAGAGAGAGACCGCGGTTCATGCAAAGCGCATTTCCAGCTCTGGTCGGGTTCCTCGTTCTTTTAGGTGTAGCATGCTGGTTCGACGCCCACGCGAGTGAGATCGCGAACGGTGTCGGCGGCAACTCGAGCGACCAGCTCGTGCAATCCGCTGCATCGCCAACAACCAACACCGCCCCCTGACCTTCTCGGGGGGAGGGCTTCAACGGATCATCAGACGCATCCAGGTTAGAAAGGCTAAACCTGCGCGATGGCGAGGCTGCGACGCGGCTTGGCCGTCGTGGGCGCAGGAAGCGAAGCAAAGGCCCGCTTGTAGTCGGCAAACCGTCCGCCCTCACGCACGGCGTCGATAACTGCGAGGCCTTCCGCTTCGCTACCTTGCGCAAGCACGTATTCCACCCACGCCCATTTCGCGCTCGTGGAGCGAACATCGACGCGCCCTTTGAGGCCGCGACGCAGCCGCTCGAGCCGATCTTGCACCACCTTGATGCCCGCGAACGGCTTGCCGTCCAGCGGGGTATTGCGCTTTGCGCAGAAGGGCGCGATCCCCAGCGACAGCGGCACGATGCGCGAGAGCTCCGTCGAGAACGTGATGCACTCGTCGATGTCGGCGTCCGTCTCGTTGGGAAGCCCCACCATCAAGTACAACTTGAGGCGCTCCATTTTGTGCGCCTTCGCCAGCTCCGCGGCGCGGAGCAGGTTCTTGACGCGTGCGCGCCGCTCCAGCGATTCGCGCAGGCGATCGCTCGGGCCATCCATGGCGGTGGTGAGCGTCTTGTAACCGCCGCGTTTGAGCGCGGCGACGAAGTCGTCGTTCAATCGATCGGGGCGCAGCGAGGAGAGGCCCACCTCCGCGCCGCGATCGGCGAGCGCGTTGACGATTTGCGTGATGCGCGGGTGATCGCTCACCGCCGCGCCGACCAAGCCAACGCGCCGCGCATCCTCGGGAATGGTCTCGAGGATCCGATCCATCGACACGAGGCGCATGCCTCCGTTGGTCGAGCGCCGCATCACGCAATAGGTGCACGTGCGCGAGCACCCGCGCTCCGTCTCGATGAGGAACATGTTCGAGAGCACGGAGTGCGGCGTGCGGATGGGCGACCACGCAGGCAAGAGCGCGTTGTCGACTTTGGCGACGACCGGCAAATTCACGCCGTGATGCGCGGGCACGAAGACGTGGGGAATGGCCGCGAGGCGCTCGAGCGTGCGCGCGCGGGATGACGAGGAGGGCGCGCCCTCGGTCGCCTCGCTGCGCAGGACATCGAGCACGGGCTCGATGAGTTCCTCGCTCTCGCCGACGATGATGGCGTCGACGATGCCCGCGAGTGGCAGCGGGTTGGAGAACGTGAGCGGCCCGCCGGCGAGGATGAACGGGTGCCGCTCGTCGCGCTGGGTGCGGTGCGCGGGGATGTTTGCCGCGTCCAGCATGCGCACGAGACCGGCGATCTCGAGCTCGTAGGCGACGCTCACCGCCACGATGGGAAATTCTTCCAGTGGCCGAAGGCTCTCGTAGGTGCGCGGGCGCGCCTGGACCGAGAGGTCCTGCTCGGCTTCGTCGTCGAGGAAGACGCGCTCGCAGGCAAAGCCCGGCATGTCGTTGATCGCGCGGTAAATACGCTGGAAGCCGAGCGAGCTCATCCCTGCGCCGTACGGCGAGGGGTACAGCATCGCGACGGTGGTGGGGGCTTCCTTGGGGCACCGCCCGACCTCGTCGGCGAGCCGACGGCGGACGAGTGCTTCGAAGGATGCGGCCGACATTGTGGGACTCTTCGTGAGCGATCTTCCGCCACAAAGCAAGGCGATGGTGCATTGCTCGCTTCGATTCGCGAGACTTGGGGAGACGACGTAAGAGGAGAAACACCGACGTGACGACCGACCCCAACACTTCCCTCGCCCGATTTTGCCTGACCCTCGAAGAATTTCGCCGGACGCCCGACGGACGCGTCCGCGGCGAACGCGAGTTCGTGGCCCACTTTTTCGCGCACGACGCGAAAGAGGCGACCGATCTCGTCTTTCGTCACCTGCCGCGCGAGGTGCGCGGGCCGATTCTTTCGAACTGGAAGATCCGCGGGCAGAAGACGGCCCTGCGCGACGACGACGCGAAGGTGAAAGAGGCCGTGCACGATGCGTTGGTCTCGGGTGACATCGATCCGCAGACCTTCGAGATCGGCATCAACGCCGAGACGTTGGTGCGCTGGGTGCCGCTCTCGGATTGGTGGTCCTTCTGGCGCGGGGGCAATCTGTCGGAGCGCGCGATTCTGAAGGCGCTGTCGACGGCCTACGAGCTCGGGCTCTTCGATGCGGCGTGGTTCCTCTCCGCGCTCGAAGCGCCGGCCGCGGTGCAAGATCCCGGGCGCGCGACGCCGCTCAACGGCATCGAGGTGCTGTCGGAGGGGTTGTCCAAGGCCGATCTCACGGAGTGGGTGCGCGCGATCCATCAAAGCGCCGACGGCTCACCGCGTGGGTTGGTGGCGACGCTGGGATGGGAGAAGATCGTGCACTTCACCAAGGCGCCCATCTTGATTGCGGTGCTCGACGCGCTCGCGACGAAGACGGAGCTGACGAAGACGTCCCTGCTCTCGGGTGCGGCGTCGGTGGAGCCGGTAGCGCCGGCGTCGGACCAAGACGGTCCGCGGGACGAGATCGATGCCGTGTTTCTGAATTAATCCTCGGTTGTCCTTTTCACACGGCCGTTGCTGCAATGTCGGGTGCGCCAAGGTAAGGTGCATGCCGGCTGTATGCGCTCTTCCAAGTATTTCCTGGGCCTTGCTCTTTTCTCTCTCGCAACGGTGGGGCTCGCGGTGGCGCCCCTGGTGTCGGGCTGCACGGACCAAACCGTGGACCGGCCCGCGCGCCTCGTGCGCGATGCCGGGGGCGATCGGCCGGAGCCAAGCGGCGATTCGGATCTGAAGCCGAATGAAGCGGTGAAGGTGACGGAGTGTTCGCGGCCGGCGCTGGTGGCGCCGGCGTCGGGCACGTGCCAGGTGACCAAGCCCGGAACGGGGGCGCGCGTGTTCCAAGGCACCGTGCTCTTGCCCGACGAGACGCTGCACCGGGGCGAGGTGGTGATCGGCGAGGACGGGAACATCGTTTGCGGTGCGTGCGATTGCTCGGGGACGCCCGGCTACGCGGCCGCGAGCATCGTGCAGTGTGCCGACGGGGTGATTTCGCCAGGGCTCATCAATCCGCACGATCACATCACGTACGCGAACAACGAGCCGGTGGGGCACGGGACGGAGCGCTACGCGCATCGGCACGAGTGGCGGATCGGGCAGAATGGGCACACCAAGCTGACGTACAAGTCGAACGCGTCGCAGAACGTGGTGCGTTTCGCGGAGTTGCGTTTCGTGATGGGCGGCGTGACGAGCATCGCGGGCGCGGGCGGGCAACCGGGGTTGGTGCGCAATCTGGACAGCTCCGATCCGGTGCAGCTCGAAGGGCTGCCGGTGCTGCCGGCCGATTCGGACACGTTTCCGCTGGGCGACAGCAACGGGACGACGCGCACCTCGGATTGCACCTACGGCACGAGCCGGACGAAGACGTCGGCCGTGCAGGCGCTCGATGGGTACCTGCCGCACATCTCCGAGGGCATCAACGTCGAGGCGCACAACGAGCTGGCGTGCAGCAGCGTCGACGATGCGACGCAGAACAAGTACGACTTGCTGGGCCGGCAGACGGCGGTGATCCACGGCATCGCGGTGACCGAGGCGGATGCGGTGGTGTTTCGCAAGAACCAGACGTCGCTCGTGTGGTCGCCGCGCTCGAACATCGATTTGTATGGGAACACGGCGCCGGTGACGTTGCTCGACGCGGCGGGGGTGCGCATCTCGCTGGGGACGGATTGGGTGCCCAGCGGCTCGATGAACATGCTGCGCGAGCTGAAGTGCGCCGATGATTTGAATACGAAGTACTTTGGAAAGCACTTCTCCGATTCGGATTTGTGGCGAATGGCCACGGAGAACGGAGCCTTCGCCGCGGGGGCGCAAGGGCTGATTGGCGCGATCAAGCCGGGGTACGTGGCGGACATCGCGATTTTCAGCGGGAAGGAAAAGAAGGACCATCGCGCCGTGATCGAGGCGGGCGTCGAGGACGTGGCCCTCGTGTTGCGCGGCGGGAAGGTGCTCTACGGCGATGCGGCCCTGCTCGACGATCCGGTCATCGGGGGCGCGGCGTGCGAGGCGATCAACGCGGGCCAGGGCGACGTGTGCGGCGTGGCCAAGAAGGCGTGTGTCGCGCAAGACATCGGCGGTGACGTGACCTTGGACGGCCCCAAGGGCATCAAGCCGGCGGGCGAAGCGTTTTATCCGCTGTTCTTCTGCAAGGGGACGGCGCCGAAGAACGAGCCCTCCTGCACACCGTACCGCGAGGAATACAAGGACGGGCCGAAGGACGGCGACCAAGATGGCGACGGCGTGGCCGACGCCGCGGACAACTGCCCGTCGATTTTCAACCCGCCGCGCGGCGTGGACGGGGACGAACAGGCCGATGGCGATGGCGATGGCCGCGGGGATGCGTGCGATCGCTGCCCCGGCGACGCGGCGAACACGTGCCCCGTGCGCGGGGGCGCGGCGCAGAACCAAGACGGAAAACCGCCGATCGACGCGAACGATACGGACGGCGACGGGGTGGCGAACGGCAAGGACAACTGCCCCGAGCAGGCCAATACGGACCAAGCCGACGGCGACGGCGATGGCTGGGGCGATGCCTGCGACAAGTGCAAAACCGCGAATGCGGGGGCAACGCCGTGCGCCGTGACGGTGGCGCAAATCCGCAATGCGGAGACCCCGGAGCACCCGAAGCAACACGGCATCGTGCGCATCGCAGATGCGTACGTGACGGCGCTCACGCCGTACGACGACAAATCGCCGCTGGGGTTCTACGTGCAAACCGGCACGGAGGCCTACAACGGCATTTACGTGCTGACGGGCTCGAACCGGTATGGCGTAGCCCTCGGAAGCAAGGTCAAAGTCGAGGGCTTCTACCTGGAGAACTTCGGCGTGAGTCAGATCAACGCCTCGCGCGTGATCATCGATGGAACCGAGACGAAGATCTTCGACCCCATCGAGGTCGCCGTTTCCGACATCATCACCGGCGGCAACAAAGCCGAGACGTACGAGTCGATGCTCTTGAAGATCAATGCTCCGCTCACGGTGACGGACAACGATCCCGACAAGGGCGTCAAATCGAACGAGTTCGTGGTCACCGGCGGCCTGCGCATCGATGACTTGATTTTCACCAAGTTCAAAGACGGCGTCCCGGCGATTGGGACGGCGTACAGCAGCATGCAGGGCATCCTGTATTACTCGTTCAGCAACACGAAGCTTGCGCCGCGCAACGCCGCCGATATGCCGAAGGCGCCGTAGGCTCCAGCTCGACGGCGCCCCTCGCCACACATTTCGAGCAACTGTTTCCACCCGAGGACGAATCTTCTCTCGTGGAACGTCGCTCGCGGGCGGCGTCGCGAGGAGGGCTTCGGGACATGCGAGTGGCCAAGGGCGGTATCAATGAGACATCCGGCGGCATGGGACGGCGCATCGTGCGCAAGGTGGCACCGGCACTCGCGATTCTGATCTTAGGCGCCTCGGCCTGCGCCTCGTCGACGCAAACGGCTCATCCCGACGACGGCGTCAAAGGCGCGAGGCCCGGCGAGCCGGAGATCGCGTACCGAGCGCGCATCGTGATCGGCGGCCGCTCCGAGCAAATCGACAAATGGACCGATATCGTGGTTCTCGGTGGGGGCGAACCGCAAAGGCAAGGGTGCGAGGCGCTCCTGAAGGACGAGTCGAAACGGCTCGCGAAGACCGGGGCGCGAATCTCCACGGAGCGGGTTTGCGCGTTGATGGCGCTTCCGAACGTGCCCGCGGTGTACACCGGCCCGTCCTTCGTCGAGCGCATGCTCCTTCGCAACGAGAATCGCGACCACGAAAACTGGTTGATCGACCGACGGGCCATGACCGACATGGACCTGGCCATGGCCGCGGCCAGCGCCGGAGACAATGCCGCACCACCCGAGGACTCGTTTTCGACGGACACGGTCGCGGAGGTCATCACCTACACACGCTTTGCCTCCGGCTCTGCCTGCAGCGACGCCCTGCATCGGTTGCTCCAGAAGAAACGCGAAAAGGAGCAGGAGGAGGGTTTGGCGATCCAGGACTTCTTCCAAAGCAAAGTCGACGAGTTCGTGGCCGAGCAAGATAGAGCCAATCGAGAACAAGTCGCGCTCCGCAACAAATGCTCGCAATTGCGCATGGATTCGCGGTGGGATTGTCGAAACACGGTGGTGCAGCCCGTCCAGCGAGACGCGCGCGGTTTGGTCGTACGCACATATGACTGCCCGAACCCGCAGCAACGTGCATCGGAGCTCGAATCGTGTGAGCGAGCACTGCAAGCCGCTGAAGCCAAATCGCAGGGCGCCCAGCGGTCGGCGGCGTTCTTTCGAGATCGAGCAAACCGGCGGCACCCTCGGGCAGAGTCGATCGAGCCGATCTGCCAAGAGCAATGATGGGCGGTCACCGGTCACGCAGGTGTCATCCTCACACGGCGTGATCGGTTGACGCTGGCGAGCCGCGCGGTAATTGGCAAAAAGCGCGAACGCGTCATCGAAAATAGAAAGGGCGGCGCGGACCGTTACGTTACCTTCGCACCGAAATGAACCCGACGCGTGGGAACGAGGCTTCCGTCCTCGCGCAGATGCATCCGGCGTATTTCGCGTTGGTCATGGCCACCGGCATCGTGTCCATTGCCGCGCAGCTGCTCGACTTGCATCGGTTCGCCGTGGCCCTGCTGCCGCTGAACGCGTTGTTTTACGTGGGCTTGTGGGCGCTGACGCTTTCGCGCATCGTCTGGCATCGCAAACACGTGCTCGCCGATCTGCTGCACCATGGCCGTTCGGTGGGATTCTTCACCACCGTTGCGGCCACGTGCGTCTTCGGGTCGCAGTGCTTCGTCATTGCGGGTGCGTGGACCGTGGCGGCGATACTTTGGTTTCTGGGAATCGGTCTGTGGGCGATCCTCACGTACGCCATCATCGCGGTGATTACGGTGAAATCCGAAAAGCCGACGCTGGCCGAGGGAATCAGTGGGGCCTGGTTGCTCACCGTGGTGTCCTCCCATTCCATTGCCGTATTGGGAGCCCAACTCGCACCGCGCTTTACCCACTACGCGGCGCACGCGTTGCTGCTTTCGCTGGCGACGTGGCTCGGTGGTTCGATGTTGTACTTTTGGATCATCTCGCTCATCTTTTATCGATATACCTTCTATTCTTTGAGCCCCGGCGATCTCGCGCCACCCTATTGGATCAACATGGGCGCAGCAGCCATTGCGACGCTCGCGGGCTCCATGCTCGTCGCAGCGTCCGCGCATTCGCCGGTGCTGTTGCAGATTTTACCCTTCGTGCGAGGCTTCACGTTGTTTTGGTGGGCCACCGCCACATGGTGGATTCCCATGCTGGCCATCCTCGGCATTTGGCGACACGTTTGCCGAAGGTTTCCATTGCGGTACGATCCGCTCTATTGGGGCGCGGTATTTCCGATGGGAATGTATACGGTGTGCACCGTCCGGCTTTCCCAGGCCATCGATGCGCCTTACCTGATGGCCATCCCGCGCGTGTTCGTCTTCGTCGCCCTGGGCACGTGGTGCGTCACGCTCTACGGCATGGTCTCGCGTTTCGCGCGCCAACTGCGCGGGAGCAATTCGGCCGCGTAACGCGCCATCTTCCAGCCCAGGGCGCCATCGATACGGCACCGACGCGGCCGTCGAAAGGCCGCGCCGCGCGGTGCGTATGGACTGGGCATGCGCACACGATGGTTGGAGAAACCGAATCGGATGCCTTGGACACTGGTGAGCGTGGTGCTCGTCGCCATGGTTTCGGCGCTCGTCGCTTGCGGGATATCGAGTGACACGTCCCAGGACGTTTCGCAGCCGTCCCAGTATACCGTCGCCGCGGCGCCCCACACGTATGCCGGCCTCGATGCGCACGACGGGACGATGCTGCTCTACCAGGGCACCTATTACTTGTACGGTACGCGATATGGCTGCGGCTACCAATGGCGCGTGCCAAATACACCCTTCTGCGGATTCGGCGTTTGGACCAGTACGGATTTGACCAATTGGGCATACCGCGGTTTGCTGTTTCAGCCCTCGGACCGCAATTACTGGAACAACGACGAACCCTGGAATACGACGTGCGGGGCCGGCGGCGAGGGATGCTTCAATCCGCGCATGGTTCAACGCCCTGACGGCGTATGGATCCTCTGGTTCAACGCGCCGCGCGACTTCGCGACGAAGGGCAACAATGCCTATTATGCCATGGGCTGCAACGGCCCACTCGGTCCGTGCGGTGACAATGCGGGGCCGCCCCATGGCACGACCCACAAACCGGCGCCCATGAATCATTGCCATGGCAATGGCGACTTCTCCATCGTCACCGGCGGGTCGACCGCCTATATTTATTGCACGCTTTCGGACCAGACGCTGTCCGTCGAGCAATTGGATGAGTGGTGGTCCAACGGCTCGAACACCGGCGCGAGCAAACTCGCAGGTCTCACCAATGTGGAGTCGCCCGGGGTCTTTCAGGCACCGGATGGAACCTGGATCATGACGTACAGTGATCCGAATTGCGGATACTGCTCCGGCGACGGCACCGGCTACGCCACGGCGCCCTCTCCGCTGGGGCCGTGGTCCGCCCCCGCCAATACGGGATTTGCCGCACCCGGTACGGGGCGGCGGGCTATCTCGGCCAATTCGTGTGGGGGGCAACCGCGCACCGTGTTCACACTCGAAGGGCAGCCCTTCGAGTGGATCGACCTGTGGGGTAGTTGGTCGGGCGATGCTCGCAACCAGACGCGCGCGAGCATTCACCTCGAGCCCATCATCGCGGCGCCCCCCTACGACAAGCCCTCGGATGGAACCCTCTTTGCCGGAGGAATTCAGCCGTTTGCCTGCCGCTGAGCGGATCGTTTTACTCCTTCAGCACGGTGAGATGCCGTACGAATCCGGTGAGGGCCGGAAGTTCCTTGGGCGCCGACCAGCTGGCGAATCCGTCGCGGCTGTCGCTGTACCAGTATTTCCCGGCCGAGTAGCCGTCGTAGTAGATGCGCCAGGCGCCGTTGTCGAGCCGAACGAGCGCCGGCCCCTCGACGTACGAGCCGAAGCCCGCCCAGTCCCCCGTTTTTCGAAACGTGTACGGGCCGGTGAGGCTCGAGGCGGTGGCGTACTCGATGTACTTCGTGGTCTCGTTCTTGGTGAAGGCGTGGTACGTGGAGCCAATCTTCACGAGGAATGTGTCGATGTAATTTGGCCCGATGCCGGAGAGGAGCGCCGGCGTGGACCAAGCCGTGAGCGAGGCATTGGTCGCCGTGAGCTTGTACGGTTTGAAGGTCCACTCGCCCTCGGCTGCGGTGGATGCCGACACGATGACATGGACGCTGCCGTTCGTATCGACGAACCACTCCGGCGCCCACGCTCTCTGGAGCCCGTCGATTGGAACGGTGTAATCGTAGAGGAATGTCCAATTGACGCGATCGGTGGAGCGCGCAAAGCCAATGGTGGTGGACAGCGCCGACCAAGTGCGGGTGGTGTACGTCAAATAGTAATAGCCATCCGTATGCCGAAAGATGCTCGGATCGCGGATCGATCCCGAGGGCGGGGTGTACGCCGGCCCTTTGAGCAGCGAGAAGTTCGTGCCGTCCGGCGACTCGTACACGTACATGTTCGACTCGCTGCTATTGGTGAAGGCGCTCATCGTATAGCGCGTGGCATGTGCGGTGGCCGGCGTAGCCGCGCAAAGAAGCGCGGCCAGGACGAGAAAGCTTCGGCGCGACGTGCTCATGGCGCCCCTGCGGACGACACCAGGTCGACGAGCGAAACGTGACCGAGGCCGCCCGTGCCATCGTCATCGCCCCACGAGGCCACGGCAAGGGTGTTGCTCCCCCGGGTGCGCAGAATGCCAGTGGGAATGACGAACACGCGCTGCGGGCCAACGTCGTTGATGTAGCGCCCGATGTTCCAGCCATTGACGAAAATTTGGAGTCGATACCGGCGTTTGGGATCGTCGGTGATGCGCAGGCCAATCGATGTCTCGGGGCCCTGGGGCACGTTCAGGGAAAACTCGGTGCGGTACCAGCTGATGCCCGGCGTGGGTTCGGTGGCC
It includes:
- a CDS encoding bifunctional alpha,alpha-trehalose-phosphate synthase (UDP-forming)/trehalose-phosphatase; translated protein: MPRLLLVSNRLPVTVKADPRGVTVTPSAGGLATGLSGPHRSSDGLWIGWPGDVSKLKPEQLARVNQELAELKTVPVQLSASEVARYYEGFSNGVLWPLFHYLLHRIPIDVHDWDSYRRVNQRFADAVIAQYREDDLIWVHDYQLTLVPGILRKALPRAKIGFFLHIPFPATDIFRILPWREEILDGMLGADLVGFHTYGYLRHFAKSIVRTLDASFSIDRVPYQGRTIRLGVFPMGIDVAAFEKLANDEDVIAQVTGMREQAKGQQIFLGVDRLDYTKGIQRRLLAMERLLEREPRLRGRVRLVQVAVPSREKVDAYASFRRELEETVGRINGAYGSVGQTPIHYLYRSFSQKQVTALYRAADVMLVTPLRDGMNLVAKEFVASRTDGDGVLVLSEFAGAFAELGEAITVNPHDLDGMVAAYKHALRMPEEERRSRMRTLRERIQRHDVHRWADSFIATLEHMPRAEPLGDESSTSAEIEDLVERIREAPSLALLLDYDGTLAPIERVPELAAPTKEVKALLASLTHRSRPTDVNVVSGRTRESLEEWLGDLPISMYAEHGAWGRERGQSWVPMRELNSEWKNSLRTILNDFTDRTPGSRIEEKWASIAWHYRMADAEFGPLQARELATYLTDILSNAPVEVIHGHKVVEIRQQGIHKGIIVDRVLERAQPAFVLAIGDDRTDEDMFRALPPSGVAIHVGKGRSAATYRLADPAAVASLLRALI
- a CDS encoding TlpA family protein disulfide reductase, translating into MPDATKGGLPSRSSFAGLTSAAYVGFVLAAGVLVYSFVSVAREGETRRRCAPMCLLHPEYAATNRRAPDFSLKDMKGETVSLSQFRGKTVVLNFWTKTCGPCLEELPSIADLTKILRERSNDVVVLTVSVDQGPADVEDTLKAVLHDPPPFPILFDPDNEIVAGKYGTNLFPETWVIDPRGIIRARFDGKRNWSSSAVVELVDQLRAGGYCPMEVHDGRPNGEGAKVCEDVGGS
- a CDS encoding B12-binding domain-containing radical SAM protein, coding for MSAASFEALVRRRLADEVGRCPKEAPTTVAMLYPSPYGAGMSSLGFQRIYRAINDMPGFACERVFLDDEAEQDLSVQARPRTYESLRPLEEFPIVAVSVAYELEIAGLVRMLDAANIPAHRTQRDERHPFILAGGPLTFSNPLPLAGIVDAIIVGESEELIEPVLDVLRSEATEGAPSSSSRARTLERLAAIPHVFVPAHHGVNLPVVAKVDNALLPAWSPIRTPHSVLSNMFLIETERGCSRTCTYCVMRRSTNGGMRLVSMDRILETIPEDARRVGLVGAAVSDHPRITQIVNALADRGAEVGLSSLRPDRLNDDFVAALKRGGYKTLTTAMDGPSDRLRESLERRARVKNLLRAAELAKAHKMERLKLYLMVGLPNETDADIDECITFSTELSRIVPLSLGIAPFCAKRNTPLDGKPFAGIKVVQDRLERLRRGLKGRVDVRSTSAKWAWVEYVLAQGSEAEGLAVIDAVREGGRFADYKRAFASLPAPTTAKPRRSLAIAQV